The sequence GCATCGTTATGGTTGGTAAAACAGGAGTTGGCAAGAGCGCCACAGGAAATACCATTCTTGGTGGAAAGGTATTCCCTTCAGAAGCAAGAGCTACATCAATCACTAAAGAGTGCAAATctagaaaacagaaaataaatggCAGAGAGGTGTTTGTTGTGGACACTCCTGGTCTATATGACACAAACCTGACTAATGATGAAGTGATAGATGAGGTTATTAAATGCATCAGATATGCAGCTCCAGGTCCGCATGTCTTTCTTCTTGTACTTTCCATTGCACGCTTCACTGAAGAGGAAGAAAACACAGTGGGAATTATCCAGAAAGTCTTTGGCACTGATGCAAACAAATACATGATGGTCTTGTTCACCAGGGCAGATGATCTTGAAGACAGGACAA is a genomic window of Megalobrama amblycephala isolate DHTTF-2021 linkage group LG3, ASM1881202v1, whole genome shotgun sequence containing:
- the LOC125264306 gene encoding GTPase IMAP family member 7-like — encoded protein: MSQENLRIVMVGKTGVGKSATGNTILGGKVFPSEARATSITKECKSRKQKINGREVFVVDTPGLYDTNLTNDEVIDEVIKCIRYAAPGPHVFLLVLSIARFTEEEENTVGIIQKVFGTDANKYMMVLFTRADDLEDRTIEDYIDEAPELSEVINSCKGRYHAFNNREKSDRTQVDELMRKIEVMMKQNQYSYYNYDMFLMGNELNDAKKTVKEKDQIIAVLKKKIIEQQKEIDRSHCTIA